From Microcystis aeruginosa NIES-2549, a single genomic window includes:
- a CDS encoding IS630 family transposase (programmed frameshift): MRPYSVDFRQKIIDVWKKEKISIRGLAQRFDVAKSFIQKLLKQHKETGDIRPRPQGGSPPTKLNSEQLIILIEIIESNNDATLEELSDLLYEKTQVKVSRATLGRLTQKLNYSFKKKTLHAAEKESDRVQQKRVEYWSQVREIEASKLIFIDESGVNLALLRLYARALIGRRARGRKPQKRGRNISIISAISLEKVVASVNIYGAVDAVTFEGFILKEVLPKIKEGDCLLMDNAKIHLGEMVREIIEQEKARLIYLPPYSPEFSPIENFWSKVKAILRKLKARTYKDLIEGIELAML, encoded by the exons ATGAGACCCTATTCCGTAGATTTTCGCCAAAAAATTATCGATGTCTGGAAGAAAGAAAAAATTTCTATTCGAGGACTAGCCCAGAGATTTGACGTGGCTAAAAGCTTTATTCAGAAGTTATTGAAGCAACATAAAGAAACAGGAGATATCCGTCCTCGTCCACAAGGGGGAAGTCCGCCAACCAAGTTAAATAGTGAACAACTGATAATTTTAATAGAAATCATCGAATCTAACAATGATGCAACTCTCGAAGAATTATCGGACTTACTGTATGAAAAGACACAGGTGAAAGTCAGTAGAGCCACCCTGGGGCGGCTTACGCAAAAACTCAATTACAGTTTCA AAAAAAAAACACTACACGCGGCGGAAAAAGAAAGTGACAGGGTACAGCAAAAAAGAGTGGAATACTGGTCTCAAGTTCGGGAAATTGAGGCATCAAAACTAATTTTCATCGATGAATCGGGGGTAAATTTAGCCCTTTTGAGACTCTATGCTAGAGCCTTAATTGGTCGAAGAGCTCGGGGAAGAAAACCACAAAAAAGAGGGAGAAATATTTCAATAATTAGTGCTATAAGTTTAGAAAAAGTTGTGGCATCAGTCAACATATACGGTGCAGTGGATGCGGTAACATTTGAAGGATTTATTCTGAAGGAAGTGCTGCCAAAAATTAAAGAAGGAGACTGTTTGCTCATGGATAACGCCAAGATTCATCTCGGAGAAATGGTCAGAGAAATAATTGAACAAGAAAAAGCTAGACTCATCTATTTACCTCCTTATTCTCCCGAATTCTCTCCTATTGAAAACTTTTGGTCAAAAGTCAAAGCGATATTAAGAAAACTGAAGGCGAGAACTTACAAAGACTTAATAGAAGGGATTGAATTAGCTATGTTATAA